From Demequina capsici, one genomic window encodes:
- a CDS encoding LpqB family beta-propeller domain-containing protein produces the protein MRLRLWAGTALVALLAGCATIPGSGPVNVGITSAPEEGSFLPLAEGPKDGADPQAIIQGFIAALPSGFDTDFSVAREYLTPEASRGWNPEASVMVFGSGSLIPTVDQTGTSAVLPVPVTATIDADGRLVEAPDGAETTLDFSLTQGADGQWRISELADGSLLAETFFESLFRRVGLVFATTDGSTQVAETRWFPETNAATRAASELVVGPSPWLADAVSTGFTAAASLEVDSVVVTDGVAAVRLASDAASSASEVELGLAQLQATLTALPDVTSVDVTIGGVPVEAGSASILASAQVPSELAAAIVGSRLGLWDGTSLRVTPDSAGALPASATGLAQSYSGSQTALIVDGTQLVVTSALSVGMSGLVPSDSTSADPSTPMELQTIATGASLVAPSYDVDGWLWTADAGGGALSAYPVDGISGEAVQLEAEWLQARRIQALAVSRDGARVLVASTVAGQPVMEVAGIVRDASGTPVALTEPLQVGVSAGASTAVTWIDSSTVAALGSRVDGGATPLWIATVGGLTEASTAASDATALTARSGTTSLTVLSAEAGALARSGTGWTPVVAGVTDLAYAG, from the coding sequence ATGAGGCTCAGGCTGTGGGCCGGCACCGCGCTCGTCGCGCTGCTGGCGGGCTGTGCGACCATCCCCGGCAGCGGACCGGTGAACGTGGGCATCACGAGCGCCCCGGAGGAGGGATCGTTCCTTCCCCTCGCGGAGGGACCCAAGGACGGCGCCGATCCGCAGGCGATCATCCAGGGCTTCATCGCGGCGCTGCCGTCCGGCTTCGACACGGACTTCAGCGTCGCGCGCGAGTACCTCACGCCGGAGGCGAGCCGAGGCTGGAACCCGGAGGCGTCGGTCATGGTGTTCGGCTCGGGCAGCCTGATCCCGACCGTGGACCAGACGGGGACCAGCGCCGTGCTGCCCGTGCCGGTGACGGCGACCATCGACGCGGACGGCCGACTGGTCGAGGCTCCCGACGGTGCGGAGACCACGCTCGACTTCAGCCTCACGCAAGGTGCCGACGGGCAATGGCGGATCTCGGAGCTGGCGGACGGCTCCCTGCTCGCCGAGACCTTCTTCGAGTCGCTGTTCCGTCGGGTCGGCCTGGTGTTCGCGACCACGGATGGGAGCACTCAGGTCGCGGAGACGCGATGGTTCCCTGAGACGAACGCGGCGACTCGTGCCGCCTCCGAGCTGGTCGTGGGCCCGTCGCCGTGGCTGGCGGACGCCGTGAGCACCGGCTTCACGGCGGCCGCGTCGCTCGAGGTGGACTCGGTCGTCGTCACCGACGGGGTCGCGGCGGTGCGGCTGGCGTCCGACGCGGCCAGCTCGGCGTCGGAGGTCGAGCTGGGCCTGGCGCAGCTGCAGGCGACGCTGACGGCTCTGCCGGACGTCACGTCGGTGGACGTGACGATCGGTGGCGTGCCGGTCGAGGCGGGCAGCGCCTCCATCCTGGCCTCGGCGCAGGTGCCGTCGGAGCTCGCGGCGGCGATCGTCGGGTCCCGCCTCGGTCTCTGGGACGGCACATCGCTGAGGGTCACGCCCGACTCCGCGGGGGCGCTTCCTGCCTCCGCCACCGGTCTTGCACAGTCCTACTCGGGATCGCAGACGGCGCTGATCGTCGACGGCACGCAGCTGGTCGTCACGAGCGCGCTCTCCGTCGGGATGAGCGGCCTCGTGCCGTCCGACTCGACGTCGGCCGACCCGTCGACCCCTATGGAGCTTCAGACGATCGCCACGGGCGCGAGCCTCGTCGCGCCCTCCTACGACGTCGACGGATGGCTGTGGACCGCGGATGCGGGTGGTGGGGCCCTCAGCGCGTACCCCGTGGACGGGATCTCGGGGGAGGCGGTCCAACTCGAGGCCGAATGGCTGCAGGCGCGACGGATCCAGGCGCTCGCCGTCTCGCGTGATGGGGCGCGCGTGCTCGTCGCGTCCACGGTCGCAGGCCAGCCGGTCATGGAGGTCGCAGGGATCGTGCGCGACGCCTCGGGTACGCCGGTGGCGTTGACAGAGCCGTTGCAGGTGGGGGTGTCCGCGGGTGCCTCCACCGCCGTCACGTGGATCGACTCGTCGACGGTCGCGGCGCTCGGCTCGCGGGTCGACGGCGGTGCGACACCACTGTGGATCGCCACGGTAGGAGGCCTGACCGAGGCGTCGACCGCAGCCTCGGACGCGACCGCGCTGACCGCTCGCAGCGGCACGACGTCGCTGACCGTGCTCAGCGCGGAGGCCGGGGCGCTCGCGCGATCGGGCACGGGATGGACGCCCGTGGTCGCGGGCGTCACGGATCTGGCGTACGCGGGCTGA
- a CDS encoding DUF4129 domain-containing protein produces the protein MILLASQALLSIPVEPGADEARRWAEQELSKADYRQGASLADRIAQWLSDVLNNLLGSDGGGGLTPLGYVLALLVVAALIGAAIAIARPLLARRRTERADVLAGEARSASELEAAAQAAASRALWREAVVDRFRAIVRSAEERALIDPRPGRTADEASADTAAVVPAVAHELRLAARVFDEVRYSDRPATESDYAAVSQAADALASARRAATSVPTPTGPSA, from the coding sequence GTGATCCTGCTCGCATCCCAGGCGCTGCTGTCCATCCCCGTCGAGCCCGGGGCCGATGAGGCGCGGCGCTGGGCCGAGCAGGAGCTGTCGAAGGCCGACTACCGTCAGGGCGCGTCGCTGGCCGACCGCATCGCGCAGTGGCTCTCCGACGTGCTCAACAACCTGCTGGGCAGCGACGGAGGCGGCGGCCTCACGCCGCTCGGATACGTGCTCGCTCTCCTGGTGGTCGCCGCGCTGATCGGCGCGGCCATCGCGATCGCCAGGCCGCTCCTCGCGCGACGCCGCACCGAACGGGCGGACGTCCTCGCAGGCGAGGCACGTTCGGCATCCGAGCTCGAGGCCGCGGCGCAGGCTGCAGCTTCGCGGGCGCTGTGGCGCGAGGCCGTCGTCGATCGCTTCCGCGCGATCGTGAGATCCGCCGAGGAGCGCGCGCTGATCGATCCACGTCCCGGCCGCACGGCGGACGAGGCCTCCGCCGACACCGCCGCCGTGGTGCCTGCCGTCGCCCATGAGCTCCGACTCGCGGCGAGGGTCTTCGACGAGGTCCGCTACAGCGACCGTCCCGCGACCGAGTCCGACTACGCCGCGGTCAGCCAGGCGGCCGACGCGCTCGCGTCCGCTCGGCGCGCTGCCACCTCCGTCCCCACGCCCACCGGACCGTCCGCATGA
- a CDS encoding DUF58 domain-containing protein, producing the protein MYLTWRAVLLSALGVPIAATAGSAGAALIWAGITAVLVLSDVLGAPSPRLLASRREPPASVRLSDTTQTVLLVQNMGTRRVRGIVRDAWQPSAGAGPNRHAIDLPPGEARRLTTTLTPTRRGDRDAGAVTLRVRGPLGLAGRQLSVDLPATLRVLPEFASRRHLPSRLARLRELDGRSAVQIRGAGSEFDSLREYVMGDDVRSIDWRATARRSEVVVRTWRPERDRQVLIVIDTARSAAGRIGDMPRLDAWIESTLLLAALASKAGDRVHVIAFDRGVRARISGVSGAALMPAIADRLAPVEPRLVEPDWTAAAGMVRETLSQRALVVLLTDVGAGAVESGMLRALAPAARDHQLLVASVEDPEVREIIQGRGGVTEAYAAAAATRADLERAAVADRLRRRGAEVVSAGPEALPPAVADAYLALKAAGRL; encoded by the coding sequence ATGTACCTGACCTGGAGAGCAGTCCTGCTGAGCGCATTGGGCGTGCCGATCGCGGCCACCGCCGGCTCAGCCGGCGCAGCGCTCATCTGGGCGGGCATCACGGCGGTGCTGGTGCTGAGCGACGTGCTCGGCGCTCCTTCGCCACGCCTGTTGGCGTCTCGTCGGGAACCCCCCGCATCAGTGCGCCTGAGCGATACGACGCAGACGGTGCTGCTCGTGCAGAACATGGGCACGCGCCGGGTTCGCGGCATCGTCCGCGATGCCTGGCAGCCGTCCGCGGGCGCGGGACCCAACCGCCACGCGATCGACCTGCCCCCCGGCGAGGCGCGTCGGCTCACGACCACCCTCACGCCCACGCGTCGCGGCGACCGTGACGCCGGTGCTGTCACCCTGCGTGTGCGCGGGCCGCTCGGCCTCGCCGGTCGCCAGCTGAGCGTCGACCTGCCGGCCACGCTGCGAGTCCTTCCGGAGTTCGCGTCCCGACGGCATCTGCCGTCCCGCCTTGCGCGCCTGCGCGAGCTCGACGGGCGCTCCGCGGTGCAGATCCGCGGGGCCGGCTCCGAGTTCGACTCCCTGCGCGAGTACGTGATGGGCGACGACGTGCGCTCGATCGACTGGCGGGCCACCGCCCGCCGCTCCGAGGTCGTCGTCCGTACATGGCGACCCGAGCGCGACCGTCAGGTGCTGATCGTCATCGACACCGCACGGTCAGCTGCAGGACGCATCGGCGACATGCCACGCCTCGACGCATGGATCGAGTCCACCCTGCTGCTCGCCGCGCTCGCGTCGAAGGCTGGGGACCGCGTGCACGTGATCGCCTTCGACCGGGGCGTGCGCGCCCGCATCTCCGGGGTGTCCGGCGCCGCGCTCATGCCCGCGATCGCCGATCGCCTCGCTCCCGTCGAGCCTCGCCTGGTGGAGCCTGACTGGACCGCCGCTGCCGGCATGGTGCGGGAGACGCTCTCCCAGCGCGCCCTGGTGGTGCTGCTCACCGACGTGGGCGCCGGCGCGGTCGAATCGGGGATGCTGCGCGCGCTCGCGCCCGCAGCCAGGGACCACCAGCTGCTGGTCGCCTCCGTCGAGGATCCGGAGGTGCGGGAGATCATCCAGGGTCGCGGCGGCGTGACCGAGGCCTATGCAGCCGCCGCGGCGACCCGCGCCGATCTGGAGCGCGCGGCCGTCGCCGATCGCCTGCGCCGTCGCGGTGCCGAGGTCGTCTCCGCCGGGCCCGAGGCGCTGCCGCCCGCCGTCGCCGACGCATACCTGGCGCTCAAGGCCGCCGGGCGGTTGTAG
- the mtrB gene encoding MtrAB system histidine kinase MtrB, whose protein sequence is MQLRVVTTVLVVGVATVLVLGAFVLNQIRDGLVETRVDRILSESAQDAVSAQNYVDASTAATPGDLQTLVRAVYESLALRSAGGDTRGLILLKAPDNDSDVFLTPGVSDASLVSVVTPEMRAAVEGDVTQPWQYTTLPDSGDPGVVVGSPIKLRDAGEYELYFVYSLADEQQTLGLIQQVLVFGGAVLIGLVLLQAWFVTAQAVRPVRQAARVASRLADGLLSERMSVSGADEMATLATTFNEMAESLQRQITRMEELSRVQRRFVSDVSHELRTPLTTIRMASDLLYDARDGFAPEVARSAELLSAQIDRFELLLSDLLEMSRIDAGAAQLEFELTDAVDVVVDEVEAIRPAAAALGVEVDVWVAKGTHVATFDRPRVGRIIRNLLSNAVEHAQDGSVDVAVASNGRGVAVVVRDYGVGLTPSQAERVFDRFWRADPARARTMGGTGLGLSIAREDALLHEGRLEAWGSPGEGASFRLSLPRTSRGLGQRPVLPIAMRHEEFEALGRRVQPRHAAAEVAQGPDDELEGGRS, encoded by the coding sequence ATGCAGCTCCGCGTCGTCACCACGGTGCTCGTGGTGGGCGTCGCGACCGTGCTCGTGCTCGGCGCCTTCGTCCTGAACCAGATCCGCGACGGGCTCGTGGAGACGCGGGTGGACCGCATCCTGTCCGAGTCTGCCCAGGACGCGGTGAGCGCGCAGAACTACGTGGACGCCTCGACCGCGGCCACCCCTGGCGACCTGCAGACGCTGGTGCGCGCGGTCTACGAGTCGCTCGCGCTGAGGTCTGCAGGCGGCGACACCCGTGGCCTGATCCTTCTCAAGGCGCCCGACAACGACTCGGACGTGTTCCTCACGCCCGGGGTCTCGGACGCGAGCCTGGTCTCCGTGGTGACCCCCGAGATGCGGGCGGCGGTCGAAGGGGACGTCACCCAGCCATGGCAGTACACGACGCTTCCCGACTCGGGTGATCCCGGCGTCGTGGTCGGCTCTCCCATCAAGCTCAGGGACGCGGGGGAGTACGAGCTATACTTCGTCTACTCGCTCGCCGACGAGCAGCAGACGCTGGGCTTGATCCAGCAGGTGCTCGTGTTCGGCGGCGCGGTGCTGATCGGGCTGGTGCTGCTGCAGGCGTGGTTCGTGACCGCTCAGGCGGTACGACCGGTCCGGCAGGCCGCGCGTGTCGCGTCGCGGCTCGCGGACGGGCTGCTGTCGGAGCGCATGAGCGTGAGCGGTGCCGACGAGATGGCCACCTTGGCGACCACGTTCAACGAGATGGCGGAGTCGCTGCAGCGTCAGATCACCCGGATGGAGGAGCTGTCGCGGGTGCAGCGCCGCTTCGTCTCCGACGTGTCGCACGAGCTCCGCACGCCGCTGACGACCATCCGGATGGCGTCGGACCTGCTCTACGACGCGCGGGACGGCTTCGCGCCGGAGGTGGCGCGCTCGGCGGAGCTCCTGAGCGCGCAGATCGACCGGTTCGAGCTGCTGCTGTCCGACCTTCTGGAGATGTCGCGCATCGACGCGGGCGCGGCCCAGCTCGAGTTCGAGCTCACCGACGCGGTGGACGTCGTCGTCGACGAGGTCGAGGCGATCCGCCCCGCGGCCGCCGCGCTCGGCGTGGAGGTGGACGTGTGGGTCGCGAAGGGGACGCACGTCGCGACGTTCGACCGGCCCCGCGTGGGGCGCATCATCAGGAACCTGCTGTCGAACGCCGTGGAGCATGCGCAGGACGGCTCAGTCGACGTCGCGGTCGCGTCGAACGGCCGCGGTGTGGCGGTGGTCGTCCGCGACTACGGCGTCGGCCTCACGCCGTCGCAGGCCGAGCGCGTGTTCGACCGGTTCTGGCGGGCCGACCCCGCCCGTGCGCGCACCATGGGAGGGACGGGCCTCGGACTGTCGATCGCGCGTGAGGACGCGCTGCTGCACGAGGGACGGCTCGAGGCGTGGGGCTCTCCGGGCGAGGGCGCCTCGTTCCGGCTGAGCCTTCCGCGGACCTCGCGAGGCCTGGGCCAGCGGCCCGTCCTGCCGATCGCGATGCGTCACGAGGAGTTCGAGGCGCTGGGCCGCCGGGTGCAGCCGCGGCACGCGGCGGCGGAGGTCGCGCAGGGGCCCGACGACGAGCTCGAGGGAGGTCGCTCATGA
- a CDS encoding ComF family protein yields MRERLPVRVARAVARVVVPVACPGCGREDVRWCEACVAAWWEDPWRAEHDAARLDIVARPPLPVWVVAPLSGGAHGMIAGWKDGGRRDLDGLFADAAERLGRRVAPAVASVPGPWVVVPAPARRASTRRRGEDLPLLLARAVARGLAQGGIRADVRPALAIGAGEQRRRSAGDRWRAMRSAVTVQASLPPGSPVLIVDDVVTTGATLAACVAALEGVGSPVVAALALAAVERVAGDAHAGLW; encoded by the coding sequence ATGCGAGAGCGTCTGCCGGTCCGAGTAGCGCGCGCCGTCGCAAGGGTCGTGGTCCCCGTCGCATGCCCTGGTTGCGGCCGTGAGGATGTGCGGTGGTGCGAGGCATGCGTCGCGGCCTGGTGGGAGGACCCATGGAGAGCCGAGCACGACGCCGCCCGCCTCGACATCGTGGCCCGACCGCCGTTGCCCGTGTGGGTCGTCGCCCCGCTCTCCGGTGGGGCGCACGGCATGATCGCAGGGTGGAAGGACGGCGGGCGACGCGATCTCGACGGCCTCTTCGCGGACGCGGCCGAGCGCCTGGGGCGGCGCGTCGCCCCTGCGGTCGCGAGCGTGCCCGGGCCGTGGGTCGTCGTCCCTGCGCCGGCCAGGCGCGCGAGCACCCGACGGCGGGGCGAGGACCTCCCGCTGCTGCTCGCCCGCGCGGTCGCACGGGGTCTGGCGCAGGGTGGGATCCGTGCCGACGTGCGGCCTGCGCTGGCCATCGGAGCGGGCGAGCAGCGCCGTCGCTCCGCCGGCGACCGATGGCGTGCGATGCGCTCTGCGGTGACCGTGCAGGCGTCGCTCCCGCCGGGTTCACCAGTGCTCATCGTGGACGACGTGGTGACCACGGGCGCCACGCTCGCCGCCTGCGTCGCGGCGCTCGAAGGGGTCGGCTCCCCCGTGGTCGCGGCGCTCGCGCTGGCGGCCGTCGAGCGTGTGGCGGGCGACGCGCATGCGGGTCTATGGTGA
- the hpf gene encoding ribosome hibernation-promoting factor, HPF/YfiA family, which yields MDIAISGRHTKVADDLRERITEKMEKVEALAPRATRVDVHVVHERNPKRADDQERVEITVRGKGGVVRAEASAADRHAAFDAASARLLEQLRRLHERRAHRHQGTSALRSVGADAPLAPVADSGAPHAASSVEPWEGAPEGATREVPIDGTPIVIRSKTHAAVPITVSEAIDQMELVGHDFYLFLDAESGLPSAVYRRRGWTYGVIHLSEQDSAESVERETA from the coding sequence ATGGACATCGCCATCAGCGGACGACACACCAAGGTCGCGGACGATCTGCGCGAGCGGATCACCGAGAAGATGGAGAAGGTCGAGGCCCTTGCGCCGCGCGCGACGCGAGTGGATGTCCACGTGGTCCACGAACGAAATCCGAAGCGTGCGGACGATCAGGAACGCGTCGAGATCACGGTGCGAGGCAAGGGCGGAGTGGTGAGGGCCGAGGCCTCCGCCGCGGACCGCCATGCCGCGTTCGACGCGGCCTCCGCCCGGCTTCTCGAGCAGCTCCGCAGGCTTCACGAGCGCCGCGCGCATCGCCACCAGGGCACCTCCGCGCTCCGGTCGGTCGGAGCGGACGCCCCGCTCGCGCCCGTGGCGGATTCCGGAGCCCCCCACGCTGCCTCCAGCGTCGAGCCCTGGGAGGGTGCGCCCGAAGGCGCCACCCGCGAGGTGCCGATCGACGGCACGCCCATCGTGATCCGCTCCAAGACCCACGCGGCCGTGCCGATCACGGTCTCCGAGGCGATCGACCAGATGGAGCTGGTCGGCCACGACTTCTACCTCTTCCTCGACGCCGAGTCCGGGCTCCCGAGCGCCGTCTACAGGCGCCGCGGCTGGACCTACGGCGTGATCCACCTCAGCGAGCAGGACTCGGCCGAGTCGGTGGAGCGGGAGACCGCCTGA
- a CDS encoding DUF4350 domain-containing protein, producing the protein MSRTVLAPEGYTLGDGSSAATVASARWGRSRWMVTVLGLVLVLVVGLALTRPQTSSTPLSISNPGADGAQAVAQILRHQGVTVEETGTLADAYRLLDGAGTLVIASYTFLSDDQVASIADHPGDVVWIAPDSNTLDAISPQLFAAVPTVQEQSMPASCDAPAAVAAKSLTGVAPWLQLSSGADGATGCFTDGSGYAYVMLTRDGARPVHVLADASIVDNAGLATDGAAALALHTMGHADHVVWYMGGELDDTVLGPDQTGSTYFTPRTPPWLVAGGVAALLTALVSAAWQGRRMGRLVTEPLPVIVRASEATRGRGRLYQRGRARGHALAALRAGATARIASRLALARSAPRGAVVAAIATHTGRDAAEIDTLLYGPPPTDDKTMLDLLARLDSLEDEVHRS; encoded by the coding sequence ATGAGCCGCACCGTCCTCGCCCCGGAGGGCTACACGCTCGGCGACGGCAGCAGCGCGGCCACCGTCGCCTCGGCCCGGTGGGGACGCTCCCGCTGGATGGTCACCGTCCTGGGCCTGGTGCTGGTGCTCGTCGTCGGGCTCGCGCTGACGCGCCCCCAGACCTCCAGCACGCCGCTGTCGATCTCCAACCCCGGCGCTGACGGAGCCCAGGCCGTGGCCCAGATCCTCCGCCACCAAGGAGTGACCGTCGAGGAGACCGGCACGCTCGCGGACGCCTACCGCCTGCTCGACGGCGCCGGGACGCTCGTGATCGCGTCGTACACGTTCCTGAGCGACGACCAGGTCGCCTCGATCGCGGATCATCCGGGAGACGTCGTGTGGATCGCGCCGGACAGCAACACGCTCGACGCGATCTCGCCCCAGCTGTTCGCAGCGGTCCCCACCGTCCAGGAGCAGTCGATGCCAGCATCGTGCGACGCCCCTGCCGCGGTCGCGGCCAAGTCCCTGACCGGCGTGGCGCCGTGGCTCCAGCTCTCCTCCGGCGCGGACGGCGCCACGGGATGCTTCACCGACGGCTCCGGCTATGCGTACGTCATGCTGACCCGCGACGGCGCGCGACCCGTGCACGTGCTCGCCGACGCGTCGATCGTCGACAACGCGGGCCTCGCGACGGACGGTGCCGCCGCGCTCGCGCTGCACACCATGGGCCACGCGGATCATGTGGTCTGGTACATGGGCGGCGAGCTCGACGACACGGTGCTCGGACCCGACCAGACCGGTTCCACGTACTTCACGCCACGCACGCCGCCCTGGCTCGTCGCGGGGGGCGTCGCCGCGCTTCTCACCGCTCTCGTCTCAGCAGCCTGGCAGGGCCGACGCATGGGCCGCCTGGTGACAGAGCCGCTTCCCGTGATCGTCCGCGCCTCCGAGGCCACCCGCGGACGAGGACGGCTCTATCAGCGCGGACGCGCCCGAGGCCACGCGCTGGCCGCGCTACGCGCCGGCGCCACGGCGAGGATCGCGTCACGGCTCGCGCTGGCACGATCGGCCCCCCGCGGCGCCGTCGTCGCGGCGATCGCCACCCACACCGGGCGGGACGCCGCGGAGATCGACACCCTCCTCTACGGGCCGCCGCCCACCGATGACAAGACCATGCTGGACCTGCTGGCCCGGCTCGACTCCCTGGAAGACGAGGTGCATCGCTCGTGA
- the mtrA gene encoding MtrAB system response regulator MtrA, protein MTARILVVDDDPAVAEMIGIVLRGDGFEPLFCDHGDRAVAIFRAEQPDVILLDLMLPGRSGIDICREIRAESGVPIIMLTAKSETVDVVLGLESGADDYIPKPFKPRELIARVRARLRRNEATAPASVRIGDLEIDVTGHRVTRDGEVIPLTPLEFDVLVTLARAPGQVFTREVLLEDVWGYRHAADTRLVNVHIQRLRAKIERDPENPEIVLTVRGVGYKAGGQTS, encoded by the coding sequence ATGACGGCACGCATCCTGGTGGTCGACGACGATCCGGCTGTCGCGGAGATGATCGGCATCGTGCTGCGCGGCGACGGGTTCGAACCGCTGTTCTGTGACCATGGCGACCGCGCGGTGGCGATCTTCCGCGCCGAGCAGCCTGACGTGATCCTGCTCGATCTCATGCTGCCGGGGCGCAGCGGCATCGACATCTGTCGAGAGATCCGCGCCGAGTCCGGCGTGCCCATCATCATGCTGACCGCCAAGTCGGAGACTGTCGACGTGGTGCTCGGACTCGAGTCCGGCGCGGACGACTACATCCCCAAGCCGTTCAAGCCGCGCGAGCTGATCGCCAGGGTGCGAGCGCGGCTGCGCCGCAACGAGGCGACCGCGCCGGCGTCGGTGCGGATCGGCGACCTCGAGATCGACGTCACGGGGCACAGGGTCACACGCGACGGGGAGGTGATCCCGCTGACACCCCTCGAGTTCGACGTGCTGGTCACGCTCGCGAGGGCCCCGGGCCAGGTGTTCACCCGCGAGGTGCTTCTCGAGGATGTGTGGGGCTACCGGCACGCCGCGGACACGAGGCTCGTGAACGTCCACATCCAGCGGCTGCGCGCGAAGATCGAGAGGGATCCGGAGAACCCCGAGATCGTCCTCACGGTGCGCGGCGTCGGCTACAAGGCCGGTGGTCAGACGTCGTGA
- a CDS encoding glycerophosphoryl diester phosphodiesterase membrane domain-containing protein — MSDSGQGTSGAGLSGGSDGGSAPVFVPPSAGVAPPPPPYPGAATGSPVQAFPAPPAPPGAPVPPPAHPRPLDAAAMLRPGIIPLRPLTFGELLDGPLKAIRHNPKVMLGINALVSALAMVVMFGMGYSYYASLFDSAFIDVSSSSAMPFSISDVVLLLVGSLLGSLVLLVSTAVTSVSFSRSVIGERIGPGEAVRRGFTALPALLVQTLMLGIAGTLVIGVATGAVVVAFRADLGLGLAALVLLGLGAVALIIWVAIKVSLAVPVVVLERMGPFRALRRSWRLTTGRFWMILGVLVVAGLITSVIQNVLAVPVSVLLPLFMFTADPGTAGPLYVAVLALATYAGALLSIVYLGGVSAGLYTDQRMRQEGFDLTLQRAVQERAAR, encoded by the coding sequence GTGAGCGACAGTGGACAGGGCACCTCGGGGGCCGGCCTGTCAGGGGGATCCGATGGCGGGAGCGCCCCCGTCTTCGTGCCTCCGTCGGCCGGCGTGGCGCCGCCTCCACCGCCGTATCCGGGCGCGGCCACGGGCTCACCCGTGCAGGCGTTCCCCGCTCCCCCCGCGCCTCCTGGCGCGCCGGTGCCGCCGCCTGCGCACCCGCGGCCGCTCGACGCCGCGGCGATGCTCCGGCCAGGCATCATCCCGCTGCGCCCGCTCACGTTCGGCGAGCTGCTCGACGGGCCGCTCAAGGCCATCCGGCACAACCCGAAGGTGATGCTGGGCATCAACGCCCTGGTCAGCGCGCTCGCCATGGTCGTCATGTTCGGCATGGGCTACAGCTATTACGCGTCGCTGTTCGACTCCGCCTTCATCGACGTGTCCTCCAGCAGCGCCATGCCGTTCAGCATCTCCGACGTCGTCCTGCTGCTCGTCGGCTCTCTGCTGGGCTCGCTCGTCCTGCTCGTGTCGACCGCGGTGACCTCCGTGTCGTTCTCCCGGTCCGTGATCGGCGAGCGCATCGGCCCTGGCGAGGCGGTGCGGCGAGGCTTCACAGCACTTCCGGCGCTTCTGGTGCAGACGCTGATGCTCGGGATCGCGGGCACCCTCGTGATCGGCGTCGCGACGGGGGCCGTCGTCGTCGCGTTCAGGGCGGACCTGGGCCTGGGCCTCGCCGCGCTCGTGCTCCTCGGGCTCGGGGCCGTCGCGCTGATCATATGGGTCGCGATCAAGGTGTCTCTCGCCGTGCCCGTGGTCGTGCTCGAGCGCATGGGGCCCTTCCGAGCCCTCCGACGCTCGTGGCGGCTCACGACCGGGCGCTTCTGGATGATCCTCGGGGTGCTCGTGGTCGCAGGCCTCATCACCTCGGTGATCCAGAACGTGCTCGCCGTGCCCGTCTCCGTGCTGCTCCCGCTGTTCATGTTCACCGCCGATCCGGGGACGGCCGGCCCGCTCTACGTCGCGGTGCTCGCGCTGGCGACCTATGCCGGCGCCCTGCTCTCGATCGTCTACCTCGGCGGAGTCAGCGCGGGGCTGTACACCGACCAGCGCATGCGCCAGGAGGGCTTCGACCTCACCCTCCAGCGCGCCGTGCAGGAGCGCGCCGCACGGTGA
- a CDS encoding AAA family ATPase: MPEDAPPLPTFSPLVTTLAGVRAEVGKAVVGQDAAVTGLIIALLCRGHVLLEGVPGVAKTLLVRALAQSLSLDSKRVQFTPDLMPGDITGSLVYDAQTSRFSFREGPVFTNLMLGDEINRTPPKTQSALLEAMEERQVTVDGESRALPDPFLVIATQNPVEYEGTYPLPEAQLDRFLLKLQLPLPDRAVETEVLRRHADGFNPRDLAAAGVTPVATLDDLEAARGEVAKVEITPEVIGYVVDVCRATRAATATSLGVSPRGATALLATTRAWAWMQGRPFVTPDDVKALAHPTLAHRLQLTAEAELEGVTPASVIDSVLASVPVPR, translated from the coding sequence ATGCCTGAGGACGCGCCCCCGCTCCCCACCTTCTCCCCGCTCGTCACCACCCTCGCGGGCGTGCGAGCCGAGGTGGGCAAGGCGGTCGTCGGCCAGGATGCCGCAGTGACAGGACTGATCATCGCGCTGCTGTGCCGGGGCCACGTGCTGCTCGAGGGAGTGCCGGGCGTCGCGAAGACCCTCCTGGTACGCGCTCTCGCGCAGTCGCTGTCCCTGGACAGCAAGCGCGTCCAGTTCACCCCCGACCTCATGCCGGGCGACATCACGGGCTCGCTCGTGTACGACGCGCAGACCTCGCGCTTCTCCTTCCGTGAGGGACCTGTCTTCACGAATCTCATGCTCGGCGACGAGATCAACCGCACCCCTCCCAAGACGCAGTCCGCGCTGCTCGAAGCGATGGAGGAGCGCCAGGTCACCGTCGACGGCGAGTCGCGCGCGCTGCCCGACCCCTTCCTGGTGATCGCCACCCAGAACCCGGTCGAGTACGAGGGCACATATCCCCTCCCTGAGGCACAGCTGGACCGGTTCCTCCTCAAGCTGCAGCTGCCCCTGCCCGACCGTGCGGTGGAGACGGAGGTGCTTCGCCGCCACGCCGACGGCTTCAACCCTCGCGACCTCGCTGCGGCGGGCGTCACCCCTGTCGCCACTCTCGACGACCTCGAGGCCGCCCGCGGCGAGGTGGCGAAGGTCGAGATCACGCCCGAGGTCATCGGCTACGTCGTGGACGTCTGCCGCGCCACGCGAGCCGCCACGGCCACGTCGCTCGGGGTGTCCCCTCGCGGCGCGACCGCACTGCTCGCCACCACCCGCGCGTGGGCATGGATGCAAGGCCGGCCGTTCGTCACGCCCGACGACGTCAAGGCGCTCGCACACCCGACCCTCGCGCACCGCCTGCAGCTCACCGCGGAGGCCGAGCTGGAGGGCGTGACCCCCGCCAGCGTCATCGACTCCGTGCTCGCCTCGGTACCCGTGCCCCGCTGA